In Bradyrhizobium sp. CCBAU 051011, the following are encoded in one genomic region:
- the ilvD gene encoding dihydroxy-acid dehydratase has translation MPAYRSRTTTHGRNMAGARGLWRATGMKNEDFGKPIIAVVNSFTQFVPGHVHLKDLGQLVAREIEKAGGVAKEFNTIAVDDGIAMGHDGMLYSLPSREIIADSVEYMVNAHCADAMVCISNCDKITPGMLMAALRINIPTVFVSGGPMESGKVNLKGKIRAVDLIDAMVAAADTSVSDADVEVIERSACPTCGSCSGMFTANSMNCLTEALGLALPGNGSVLATHADRKGLFVEAGHLIVDLARRYYEQDDDTALPRTIANFKAFENAMTLDIAMGGSTNTVLHLLAAAYEGKVPFTMQDIDRLSRRVPVLCKVAPSVADVHLEDVHRAGGVMAILGELDRAGLLNRGLPMVHSKTLEDALGRWDIVRTKSESVRKFFTAAPGNVSTQVAFSQERRFEELDTDRATGCIRDAEHAFSKDGGLAVLSGNLALDGCIVKTAGVDESILKFEGPARIFESQDAAVEGILGGKIKAGDVVVVRYEGPRGGPGMQEMLYPTSYLKSKGLGKVCALITDGRFSGGSSGLSIGHISPEAAEGGLIGLVEDGDVIKIDIPARSISLVVDDATLAKRREAMLARGAEAWKPAKKRSRNVSMALKAYAALTTSAARGAVRVVPE, from the coding sequence ATGCCCGCCTACCGCTCTCGAACCACGACCCATGGCCGCAACATGGCGGGCGCCCGCGGCCTCTGGCGCGCCACTGGCATGAAGAACGAGGACTTTGGCAAGCCGATCATTGCCGTGGTCAATTCGTTCACCCAGTTCGTGCCCGGCCACGTGCACCTGAAGGACCTCGGCCAGCTCGTCGCGCGCGAGATCGAGAAGGCGGGCGGCGTTGCGAAAGAGTTCAACACCATCGCGGTCGATGATGGCATCGCGATGGGCCATGACGGCATGCTCTACAGCCTGCCGTCGCGCGAGATCATCGCCGACAGCGTCGAATACATGGTCAACGCACATTGCGCCGACGCCATGGTCTGCATCTCGAACTGCGACAAGATCACGCCCGGCATGCTGATGGCCGCGCTGCGGATCAACATCCCGACCGTGTTCGTCTCGGGCGGGCCGATGGAATCGGGCAAGGTCAATCTTAAGGGCAAGATCCGTGCGGTCGACCTGATCGACGCCATGGTCGCCGCCGCCGACACCAGCGTCAGCGACGCGGATGTCGAAGTGATCGAGCGCTCGGCGTGCCCGACCTGCGGCTCGTGCTCGGGCATGTTCACCGCCAATTCCATGAACTGCCTCACCGAGGCGCTCGGCCTTGCGCTGCCCGGCAACGGCTCGGTGCTGGCCACGCATGCCGACCGCAAGGGGCTGTTCGTCGAGGCCGGCCATCTGATCGTTGACCTCGCGCGGCGTTATTACGAGCAGGATGACGACACCGCGCTGCCGCGCACCATCGCCAACTTCAAGGCGTTCGAGAACGCGATGACGCTCGACATCGCCATGGGTGGCTCGACCAACACGGTGCTGCATCTCTTGGCGGCCGCTTACGAAGGCAAGGTGCCGTTCACCATGCAAGACATCGACCGGCTATCGCGGCGGGTGCCGGTGCTGTGCAAGGTGGCGCCGTCGGTGGCCGACGTGCATCTGGAAGACGTGCACCGCGCCGGCGGCGTGATGGCGATTCTCGGCGAACTCGACCGCGCCGGGCTGCTGAACCGCGGCCTGCCGATGGTTCACAGCAAGACGCTGGAGGACGCGCTCGGCCGCTGGGACATCGTACGCACCAAGAGCGAAAGCGTCCGCAAATTCTTCACGGCCGCGCCGGGCAATGTGTCCACCCAAGTCGCGTTTAGCCAGGAGCGCCGGTTCGAGGAGCTCGATACCGACCGCGCCACGGGCTGCATCCGCGACGCCGAGCACGCGTTCTCCAAGGACGGCGGCCTCGCGGTGCTCTCCGGCAACCTCGCGCTCGACGGCTGCATCGTGAAAACCGCCGGCGTCGATGAGAGCATTCTGAAGTTCGAAGGACCGGCGCGGATCTTTGAAAGCCAGGACGCCGCGGTCGAAGGCATTCTGGGCGGCAAGATCAAGGCCGGCGACGTCGTCGTGGTCCGCTACGAGGGCCCGCGCGGCGGTCCCGGCATGCAGGAGATGCTGTATCCGACCAGCTATCTGAAATCGAAGGGGCTCGGAAAGGTCTGCGCGCTGATCACCGACGGCCGCTTCTCCGGCGGCTCCTCGGGCCTGTCGATCGGCCACATCTCGCCGGAAGCCGCCGAAGGCGGCCTGATCGGGCTGGTGGAGGATGGCGATGTCATCAAGATCGATATCCCTGCGCGTTCGATCAGCCTCGTGGTCGATGATGCGACGCTGGCGAAACGTCGCGAAGCCATGCTGGCCCGCGGGGCGGAGGCATGGAAGCCCGCCAAGAAGCGCAGCCGCAACGTGTCGATGGCGCTGAAGGCCTATGCGGCGCTGACGACCAGCGCAGCGCGTGGCGCAGTGCGCGTCGTTCCGGAGTAG